Below is a window of Candidatus Endomicrobium procryptotermitis DNA.
TAGGTGTCCCTTAATTATTAACACTATACCCCGCAGCTTGCTGTGCGGTATCCCGTATTTCCTGCTTACTCCCTCTTTTATATTCTCCACTATTAGCTCATCCCTGAATTCGTCGGATATTTCTTCCCTTGTCATAAAAAAGCCTCCTTTGGCTTTTGTATTTTACCATTAGAGGCTTTTTTAACCTCTGCTCCCTGTGGACAGACTAGCTTTAGCAAGCAGCAAATAGGGTTTTGATTTATGATTTTAATTAATTTTCTTTAAAAAAGTGTCCCAGAACTTTACCAATAATTTCTAACTTGTTTGTTTTTATTTCTTTATCCTTGGAATTGGCATGTAATGCCAAAATGCTTCCTTTCTGTACAGAAGTTTTAGCTATTGTATAGCCCATATCGGTTTTAATGAACATGTTTTTATCATTTAGAGGACTTATCATCTTTTTTATTACACAAAAAGAGCTTTTTGGGATTTCTGGAAGCATATTGTCGCTTTCATATCTTATGACAAAGGTGGCATCCGAAAACATGCTTATCGGAAGTTCCATAAAATCTTCGAATTCATTTTCCGCATACTTAAAATATCCGTCTTTTTTCCCATCGGTGATATTCAAAATTGGAACATTTATGATTTTAGTCGGTATCGGCATACTGTAAGTGGCTTCGAAACTCTCTATTATATTGATGCCGGCTTCTTTTATTGC
It encodes the following:
- a CDS encoding XRE family transcriptional regulator: MKKFNSKKLELMRRERHLTQDELAKELNISRVTVNYWENEKRTPNVYEVSKLAKFFNVSEEQLIYDSKSNEAVVRKNALLALKDLEKTPKWLAEKLKLPVNSVENWLEGKHPLSRLQIDRIISAIKEAGINIIESFEATYSMPIPTKIINVPILNITDGKKDGYFKYAENEFEDFMELPISMFSDATFVIRYESDNMLPEIPKSSFCVIKKMISPLNDKNMFIKTDMGYTIAKTSVQKGSILALHANSKDKEIKTNKLEIIGKVLGHFFKEN